The proteins below are encoded in one region of Streptomyces cyanogenus:
- the rpsC gene encoding 30S ribosomal protein S3, translating to MGQKVNPHGFRLGVTTDFKSRWYADKLYKDYVKEDVAIRRMMTSGMERAGISKVEIERTRDRVRVDIHTARPGIVIGRRGAEADRIRGDLEKLTGKQVQLNILEVKNPETDAQLVAQAVAEQLSSRVSFRRAMRKSMQSAMKAGAKGIKIQCGGRLGGAEMSRSEFYREGRVPLHTLRANVDYGFFEAKTTFGRIGVKVWIYKGDVKNIAEVRAENAAARAGNRPARGGADRPARGGRGGERRGRKPQQAAGAEAPKAEAPAAAPAESTGTEA from the coding sequence ATGGGCCAGAAGGTAAACCCGCACGGGTTCCGGCTCGGTGTCACGACCGACTTCAAGTCGCGTTGGTACGCCGACAAGCTGTACAAGGACTACGTCAAGGAAGACGTCGCCATCCGTCGGATGATGACGTCCGGCATGGAGCGCGCCGGCATCTCCAAGGTCGAGATCGAGCGCACCCGTGACCGCGTGCGTGTGGACATCCACACCGCTCGTCCGGGCATCGTGATCGGCCGCCGTGGCGCCGAGGCCGACCGCATCCGCGGTGACCTCGAGAAGCTCACGGGCAAGCAGGTCCAGCTGAACATCCTCGAGGTCAAGAACCCCGAGACCGACGCTCAGCTCGTGGCCCAGGCCGTCGCCGAGCAGCTCTCCTCCCGCGTCTCCTTCCGTCGGGCCATGCGCAAGAGCATGCAGTCCGCCATGAAGGCCGGCGCCAAGGGCATCAAGATCCAGTGCGGTGGCCGCCTCGGCGGCGCCGAGATGTCCCGCTCGGAGTTCTACCGCGAGGGCCGCGTGCCCCTGCACACGCTCCGTGCGAACGTGGACTACGGCTTCTTCGAGGCCAAGACGACCTTCGGCCGCATCGGCGTGAAGGTCTGGATCTACAAGGGCGACGTCAAGAACATCGCCGAGGTCCGCGCCGAGAACGCTGCCGCCCGTGCGGGTAACCGCCCGGCCCGCGGTGGCGCCGACCGCCCGGCCCGTGGTGGCCGCGGTGGCGAGCGGCGCGGTCGCAAGCCGCAGCAGGCTGCCGGCGCCGAGGCCCCCAAGGCCGAGGCTCCCGCCGCCGCTCCGGCTGAGAGCACCGGAACGGAGGCCTGA
- the rplP gene encoding 50S ribosomal protein L16, whose protein sequence is MLIPRRVKHRKQHHPKRNGMSKGGTQVAFGEYGIQALTPAYVTNRQIEAARIAMTRHIKRGGKVWINIYPDRPLTKKPAETRMGSGKGSPEWWIANVKPGRVMFELSYPNEKIAREALTRAAHKLPMKCRIVKREAGEA, encoded by the coding sequence ATGCTGATCCCCCGTAGGGTCAAGCACCGCAAGCAGCACCACCCGAAGCGCAACGGTATGTCCAAGGGTGGAACGCAGGTTGCGTTCGGCGAGTACGGCATCCAGGCGCTGACCCCGGCCTACGTGACGAACCGCCAGATCGAGGCGGCTCGTATCGCGATGACCCGCCACATCAAGCGTGGCGGCAAGGTCTGGATCAACATCTACCCGGACCGTCCCCTCACCAAGAAGCCGGCCGAGACCCGCATGGGTTCCGGTAAGGGTTCTCCGGAGTGGTGGATCGCCAACGTCAAGCCCGGACGTGTGATGTTCGAGCTGTCGTACCCCAACGAGAAGATCGCCCGTGAGGCGCTCACGCGTGCGGCCCACAAGCTGCCGATGAAGTGCCGGATCGTCAAGCGCGAGGCAGGTGAAGCGTGA
- the rpmC gene encoding 50S ribosomal protein L29: MSAGTKASELRELGNEELLAKLREAKEELFNLRFQAATGQLENHGRLKAVRKDIARIYTLMRERELGIETVESA; encoded by the coding sequence ATGTCGGCCGGTACCAAGGCGTCCGAGCTGCGCGAGCTGGGCAACGAGGAGCTTCTGGCGAAGCTCCGCGAGGCCAAGGAAGAGCTGTTCAACCTCCGCTTCCAGGCGGCGACGGGTCAGCTCGAGAACCACGGTCGGCTGAAGGCCGTCCGCAAGGACATCGCGCGGATCTACACCCTGATGCGTGAGCGCGAGCTGGGCATCGAGACGGTGGAGAGCGCCTGA
- the rpsQ gene encoding 30S ribosomal protein S17 — MSESNVTENTEARGFRKTREGLVVSDKMDKTVVVAVEDRVKHALYGKVIRRTNKLKAHDEQNAAGVGDRVLLMETRPLSATKRWRVVEILEKAK; from the coding sequence ATGAGCGAGAGCAACGTGACTGAGAACACCGAAGCCCGAGGCTTCCGCAAGACCCGTGAGGGTCTGGTCGTCAGCGACAAGATGGACAAGACCGTCGTCGTCGCCGTCGAGGACCGTGTGAAGCACGCGCTGTACGGCAAGGTCATCCGCCGTACGAACAAGCTCAAGGCCCACGACGAGCAGAACGCTGCGGGCGTCGGCGACCGCGTCCTCCTCATGGAGACCCGGCCGCTGTCCGCGACGAAGCGCTGGCGCGTCGTCGAGATCCTCGAGAAGGCCAAGTAA
- the rplN gene encoding 50S ribosomal protein L14 yields the protein MIQQESRLRVADNTGAKEILCIRVLGGSGRRYAGIGDVIVATVKDAIPGGNVKKGDVVKAVIVRTVKERRRPDGSYIRFDENAAVILKNDGDPRGTRIFGPVGRELREKKFMKIISLAPEVL from the coding sequence GTGATCCAGCAGGAGTCGCGACTGCGTGTCGCCGACAACACTGGTGCGAAGGAGATCCTTTGCATCCGTGTGCTCGGTGGCTCCGGTCGCCGCTACGCGGGCATCGGTGACGTCATCGTCGCCACCGTGAAGGACGCGATCCCCGGTGGCAACGTGAAGAAGGGTGACGTCGTCAAGGCGGTCATCGTTCGCACCGTCAAGGAGCGCCGCCGTCCGGACGGCTCGTACATCCGCTTCGACGAGAACGCCGCCGTCATTCTGAAGAACGACGGCGACCCTCGCGGCACCCGCATCTTCGGCCCGGTCGGCCGTGAGCTGCGCGAGAAGAAGTTCATGAAGATCATCTCGCTCGCGCCGGAGGTGCTGTAA
- the rplX gene encoding 50S ribosomal protein L24, with protein sequence MKIKKGDLVQVITGKDKGKQGKVIAAYPREDRVLVEGVNRVKKHTKAGPTASGSQAGGIVTTEAPIHVSNVQLVVEKDGQKVVTRVGYRFDEEGNKIRVAKRTGEDI encoded by the coding sequence ATGAAGATCAAGAAGGGCGACCTGGTCCAGGTCATCACCGGTAAGGACAAGGGCAAGCAGGGCAAGGTCATCGCGGCCTACCCCCGCGAGGACCGTGTCCTGGTCGAGGGTGTCAACCGGGTCAAGAAGCACACCAAGGCCGGTCCGACCGCCAGCGGTTCCCAGGCCGGCGGCATCGTGACCACCGAGGCCCCGATCCACGTGTCCAACGTTCAGCTGGTCGTGGAGAAGGACGGCCAGAAGGTCGTCACGCGTGTCGGTTACCGCTTCGACGAAGAGGGCAACAAGATCCGCGTTGCCAAGCGGACGGGTGAGGACATCTGA
- the rplE gene encoding 50S ribosomal protein L5, which translates to MATTTTPRLKQKYREEIAGKLRDEFKYENVMQVPGLVKIVVNMGVGDAARDSKLIEGAIRDLTTITGQKPAVTKARKSIAQFKLREGQPIGAHVTLRGDRMWEFLDRTLSLALPRIRDFRGLSPKQFDGRGNYTFGLTEQVMFHEIDQDKIDRVRGMDITVVTTATNDEEGRALLRHLGFPFKEA; encoded by the coding sequence ATGGCTACCACCACCACTCCGCGTCTGAAGCAGAAGTACCGCGAGGAGATCGCGGGCAAGCTGCGTGACGAGTTCAAGTACGAGAACGTCATGCAGGTTCCCGGCCTCGTCAAGATCGTGGTCAACATGGGTGTCGGCGACGCCGCCCGTGACTCGAAGCTGATCGAGGGCGCTATCCGCGACCTGACCACCATCACCGGTCAGAAGCCGGCCGTCACCAAGGCCCGCAAGTCCATCGCGCAGTTCAAGCTGCGTGAGGGCCAGCCGATCGGTGCCCACGTCACGCTCCGTGGCGACCGCATGTGGGAGTTCCTGGACCGCACCCTGTCGCTCGCGCTCCCGCGCATCCGCGACTTCCGCGGCCTGTCCCCCAAGCAGTTCGACGGCCGTGGCAACTACACCTTCGGTCTCACGGAGCAGGTCATGTTCCACGAGATCGACCAGGACAAGATCGACCGCGTCCGGGGTATGGACATCACCGTGGTGACCACGGCGACCAACGACGAAGAGGGCCGTGCCCTTCTCCGTCACCTCGGCTTCCCGTTCAAGGAGGCGTGA
- a CDS encoding type Z 30S ribosomal protein S14, with protein MAKKALIAKAARKPKFGVRGYTRCQRCGRPHSVYRKFGLCRVCLREMAHRGELPGVTKSSW; from the coding sequence ATGGCGAAGAAGGCTCTCATCGCGAAGGCTGCTCGCAAGCCCAAGTTCGGTGTGCGTGGCTACACCCGCTGCCAGCGCTGCGGTCGTCCGCACTCCGTTTACCGCAAGTTCGGCCTCTGCCGCGTGTGCCTTCGTGAGATGGCTCACCGTGGCGAGCTGCCGGGCGTGACCAAGAGCTCCTGGTAA
- the rpsH gene encoding 30S ribosomal protein S8, with translation MTMTDPIADMLTRLRNANSAYHDSVSMPHSKIKSHIAEILQQEGFITGWKVEDAEVGKNLVLELKFGPNRERSIAGIKRISKPGLRVYAKSTNLPKVLGGLGVAIISTSHGLLTDKQAGKKGVGGEVLAYVW, from the coding sequence ATGACCATGACTGATCCGATCGCAGACATGCTGACGCGTCTGCGGAACGCGAACTCGGCGTACCACGACTCGGTGTCGATGCCGCACTCCAAGATCAAGTCTCACATCGCGGAGATCCTCCAGCAGGAGGGCTTCATCACGGGCTGGAAGGTCGAGGACGCCGAGGTCGGCAAGAACCTCGTCCTGGAGCTGAAGTTCGGCCCCAACCGTGAGCGCTCCATCGCGGGCATCAAGCGGATCTCCAAGCCCGGTCTCCGGGTGTACGCGAAGTCCACCAACCTGCCGAAGGTGCTCGGCGGCCTGGGCGTGGCGATCATCTCCACGTCGCACGGGCTCCTCACCGACAAGCAGGCCGGCAAGAAGGGCGTGGGTGGGGAAGTCCTCGCCTACGTCTGGTAG
- the rplF gene encoding 50S ribosomal protein L6, giving the protein MSRIGKLPIAVPAGVDVTIDGRTVSVKGPKGSLTHTVAAPIDIAKGEDGTLQVLRPNDERQSKALHGLSRTLVANMITGVTQGYVKKLEISGVGYRVTAKGSNLEFALGYSHPIVVEAPEGITFKVESPTRFSVEGIDKQKVGEVAANIRKLRKPDPYKAKGVKYEGEVIRRKVGKAGK; this is encoded by the coding sequence ATGTCGCGCATCGGCAAGCTCCCCATCGCGGTTCCCGCCGGCGTGGACGTCACCATCGACGGCCGTACGGTTTCGGTCAAGGGCCCCAAGGGTTCGCTGACCCACACCGTTGCCGCGCCGATCGACATCGCTAAGGGCGAGGACGGCACCCTCCAGGTGCTGCGCCCGAACGACGAGCGTCAGAGCAAGGCCCTGCACGGCCTCTCCCGCACGCTGGTGGCGAACATGATCACCGGCGTGACCCAGGGTTACGTGAAGAAGCTCGAGATCAGCGGTGTCGGTTACCGAGTGACCGCCAAGGGTTCGAACCTGGAGTTCGCTCTCGGTTACAGCCACCCGATCGTGGTCGAGGCCCCCGAGGGCATCACCTTCAAGGTGGAGTCCCCGACCCGTTTCTCGGTCGAGGGCATCGACAAGCAGAAGGTCGGCGAGGTTGCGGCCAACATCCGCAAGCTGCGCAAGCCCGACCCGTACAAGGCCAAGGGCGTCAAGTACGAGGGCGAAGTCATCCGCCGCAAGGTCGGAAAGGCGGGTAAGTAA
- the rplR gene encoding 50S ribosomal protein L18 has product MAYGQKILKGDAYKRAAIKRRHIRIRKRISGTAERPRLVVTRSNRHIVAQVIDDLKGHTLASASTLDASIRGGEADKSAQAKQVGALVAERAKAAGVETVVFDRGGNQYAGRIAALADAAREAGLKF; this is encoded by the coding sequence ATGGCATACGGGCAGAAGATCCTCAAGGGCGACGCCTACAAGCGCGCCGCGATCAAGCGCCGTCACATCCGGATCCGCAAGCGGATCTCCGGTACGGCGGAGCGCCCCCGTCTGGTCGTGACCCGCTCCAACCGCCACATCGTGGCGCAGGTGATCGACGACCTGAAGGGTCACACCCTGGCGTCGGCGTCCACCCTGGACGCGTCGATCCGTGGCGGCGAGGCCGACAAGTCCGCGCAGGCCAAGCAGGTCGGCGCCCTGGTCGCCGAGCGTGCCAAGGCCGCCGGTGTCGAGACCGTCGTGTTCGACCGTGGTGGCAACCAGTACGCCGGGCGCATCGCCGCCCTGGCGGACGCCGCCCGCGAAGCCGGGCTCAAGTTCTGA
- the rpsE gene encoding 30S ribosomal protein S5, whose product MAGPQRRGSGAGGGERRDRKGRDGGAAAAEKTAYVERVVAINRVAKVVKGGRRFSFTALVVVGDGDGTVGVGYGKAKEVPAAIAKGVEEAKKHFFKVPRIQGTIPHPIQGEKAAGVVLLKPASPGTGVIAGGPVRAVLECAGIHDVLSKSLGSDNAINIVHATVEALKGLQRPEEIAARRGLPLEDVAPAALLRARAGVGA is encoded by the coding sequence ATGGCTGGACCCCAGCGCCGCGGAAGCGGTGCCGGTGGCGGCGAGCGGCGGGACCGGAAGGGCCGTGACGGCGGCGCTGCTGCCGCCGAGAAGACCGCGTACGTCGAGCGCGTCGTCGCGATCAACCGCGTCGCCAAGGTTGTGAAGGGTGGTCGTCGCTTCAGCTTCACCGCGCTGGTCGTGGTGGGCGACGGTGACGGCACCGTGGGTGTCGGATACGGCAAGGCCAAGGAGGTGCCGGCCGCCATCGCCAAGGGCGTTGAGGAGGCCAAGAAGCACTTCTTCAAGGTCCCCCGGATCCAGGGCACCATCCCCCACCCCATCCAGGGTGAGAAGGCTGCCGGCGTCGTGCTGCTCAAGCCCGCGTCCCCGGGTACCGGTGTTATCGCCGGTGGTCCGGTGCGTGCCGTGCTCGAGTGCGCCGGTATCCACGACGTGCTGTCGAAGTCGCTCGGCTCCGACAACGCGATCAACATCGTGCACGCGACCGTGGAGGCCCTGAAGGGTCTGCAGCGCCCCGAGGAGATCGCGGCCCGCCGTGGTCTGCCGCTCGAGGACGTCGCTCCCGCGGCCCTGCTGCGTGCGCGTGCCGGGGTGGGTGCGTAA
- the rpmD gene encoding 50S ribosomal protein L30, giving the protein MAQLKITQVKSYIGSKQNHRDTLRSLGLKGINTVVVKEDRPEFRGMVHTVRHLVTVEEVD; this is encoded by the coding sequence ATGGCGCAGCTCAAGATCACGCAGGTCAAGTCCTACATCGGCAGCAAGCAGAACCACCGTGACACCCTGCGGTCGCTTGGTCTCAAGGGGATCAACACCGTGGTCGTCAAGGAGGACCGCCCCGAGTTCCGCGGCATGGTGCACACCGTCCGCCACCTCGTGACGGTCGAGGAGGTCGACTGA
- the rplO gene encoding 50S ribosomal protein L15, which yields MAEQNPLKIHNLRPAPGAKTAKTRVGRGEASKGKTAGRGTKGTKARYQVPERFEGGQMPLHMRLPKLKGFKNPFKTEYQVVNLDKLAALYPEGGEVTVEGLVAKGAVRKNSLVKVLGQGEISVALQVTVDAVSGSAKEKITAAGGTVTELV from the coding sequence ATGGCGGAGCAGAACCCGCTCAAGATCCACAACCTCCGTCCCGCCCCGGGCGCCAAGACCGCCAAGACCCGTGTCGGTCGTGGTGAGGCGTCGAAGGGTAAGACGGCCGGTCGTGGTACCAAGGGCACCAAGGCCCGCTACCAGGTTCCGGAGCGCTTCGAGGGTGGCCAGATGCCGCTCCACATGCGCCTCCCGAAGCTGAAGGGCTTCAAGAACCCGTTCAAGACCGAGTACCAGGTCGTGAACCTCGACAAGCTGGCCGCGCTCTACCCCGAGGGTGGCGAGGTCACCGTCGAGGGTCTCGTGGCCAAGGGTGCCGTTCGCAAGAACAGCCTCGTCAAGGTCCTCGGCCAGGGCGAGATCTCCGTGGCGCTGCAGGTGACGGTCGACGCCGTCTCCGGCTCCGCCAAGGAGAAGATCACCGCCGCCGGCGGTACGGTCACCGAGCTCGTCTGA
- the secY gene encoding preprotein translocase subunit SecY, with amino-acid sequence MLTAFARAFRTPDLRKKLLFTLGIIVVYRVGTHIPIPGVNYKNVQQCVREASGNQGLFGLVNMFSGGALLQITIFALGIMPYITASIILQLLTVVIPRLEALKKEGQAGTAKITQYTRYLTVALAILQGTGLVATARSGALFGTCSVANQIVPNQAIFTTITMVICMTAGTAVVMWLGELITDRGIGNGMSILMFISIAATFPSALWAIKKQGTLAGGWIEFGTVIAVGLVMVALVVFVEQAQRRIPVQYAKRMIGRRSYGGTSTYIPLKVNQAGVIPVIFASSLLYIPALVAQFAGGKSDWKTWVEQNLTKGDHPIYITSYFLLIVFFAFFYVAISFNPEEVADNMKKYGGFIPGIRAGRPTAEYLSYVLNRITWPGSLYLGLIALVPTMALVGFGASQNFPFGGTSILIIVGVGLETVKQIESQLQQRNYEGFLR; translated from the coding sequence GTGCTCACCGCGTTCGCCCGGGCGTTCAGGACGCCCGACCTGCGCAAGAAGCTGCTCTTCACGCTGGGCATCATCGTGGTCTACCGGGTCGGTACCCACATCCCGATCCCCGGCGTGAACTACAAGAACGTTCAGCAGTGTGTCCGGGAGGCCTCCGGTAACCAGGGCCTCTTCGGGCTGGTCAACATGTTCAGTGGTGGAGCGCTGCTGCAGATCACGATCTTCGCGCTCGGGATCATGCCGTACATCACGGCCAGCATCATCCTGCAGCTGCTGACGGTCGTGATCCCGCGTCTGGAGGCCCTCAAGAAGGAGGGTCAGGCCGGCACGGCCAAGATCACGCAGTACACCCGCTACCTGACCGTGGCGCTGGCCATCCTTCAGGGCACCGGCCTGGTGGCCACCGCCCGCAGCGGTGCTCTCTTCGGCACCTGCTCGGTGGCCAACCAGATCGTCCCCAACCAGGCGATCTTCACGACCATCACGATGGTCATCTGCATGACCGCGGGTACGGCCGTGGTGATGTGGCTCGGTGAGCTGATCACCGACCGCGGCATCGGCAACGGCATGTCGATCCTGATGTTCATCTCGATCGCCGCGACCTTCCCGTCCGCGCTGTGGGCCATCAAGAAGCAGGGCACGCTGGCCGGCGGCTGGATCGAGTTCGGCACCGTCATCGCGGTGGGCCTCGTCATGGTCGCGCTCGTCGTCTTCGTCGAGCAGGCCCAGCGCCGCATCCCGGTGCAGTACGCGAAGCGCATGATCGGGCGCCGTTCTTACGGCGGTACGTCCACGTACATCCCGCTCAAGGTGAACCAGGCCGGTGTGATTCCTGTCATCTTCGCCTCCTCGCTGCTCTACATCCCGGCGCTCGTGGCGCAGTTCGCGGGGGGCAAGTCGGACTGGAAGACCTGGGTCGAGCAGAACCTGACCAAGGGCGATCACCCGATTTACATCACTTCGTACTTCTTGCTCATCGTTTTCTTCGCGTTCTTCTACGTGGCGATCTCCTTCAACCCCGAAGAAGTCGCCGACAACATGAAGAAGTATGGTGGCTTCATCCCGGGCATCCGGGCTGGCCGACCGACCGCTGAGTACCTGAGCTACGTGCTCAACCGGATCACCTGGCCGGGTTCGCTGTATCTGGGTCTGATCGCTCTCGTGCCGACAATGGCGTTGGTGGGCTTTGGGGCAAGCCAGAACTTCCCGTTCGGCGGGACCAGCATCCTGATCATCGTGGGTGTCGGTCTCGAGACGGTGAAGCAGATCGAGAGCCAGCTCCAGCAGCGCAATTACGAAGGGTTCCTCCGCTGA
- a CDS encoding adenylate kinase, with protein MRIVLVGPPGAGKGTQAVRLAEKLAIPHISTGDLFRANISQQTELGKLAKSYMDAGNLVPDEVTIAMAKDRMEQPDAENGFLLDGFPRNVSQAEALDELLQTEGITLDAVLDLEVPEDEVVKRIAGRRICRNDSSHVFHVTYSKPKQEGVCDVCGGELYQRDDDSEETVRKRLEVYHTQTEPIIDYYKAQGLVVTISSLGPVDEITQRALEALKREKAENK; from the coding sequence ATGCGTATCGTCCTCGTCGGGCCGCCGGGTGCCGGTAAGGGAACGCAAGCCGTCCGGCTCGCAGAGAAGCTGGCCATCCCGCACATCTCCACGGGCGACCTGTTCCGGGCCAACATCAGCCAGCAGACCGAGCTGGGCAAACTGGCGAAGTCCTACATGGACGCCGGCAACCTCGTCCCCGACGAGGTGACCATCGCGATGGCCAAGGACCGCATGGAGCAGCCGGACGCGGAGAACGGCTTCCTGCTGGACGGCTTCCCGCGGAACGTCTCGCAGGCGGAGGCGCTGGACGAGCTGCTGCAGACCGAGGGCATCACGCTGGACGCCGTCCTCGACCTGGAGGTCCCCGAGGACGAGGTCGTCAAGCGCATCGCCGGCCGCCGCATCTGCCGCAACGACTCCTCGCACGTCTTCCACGTGACGTACAGCAAGCCCAAGCAGGAGGGCGTCTGCGACGTCTGCGGCGGCGAGCTGTACCAGCGCGACGACGACTCCGAGGAGACCGTGCGCAAGCGGCTGGAGGTCTACCACACGCAGACCGAGCCGATCATCGACTACTACAAGGCGCAGGGCCTGGTCGTGACGATCTCCTCCCTGGGCCCGGTGGACGAGATCACGCAGCGGGCGCTGGAGGCCCTCAAGCGCGAGAAGGCCGAGAACAAGTAG